The genomic interval TTGTCCGACGGGCAGCCGTTCGTCTTCGGGTCGTCGGTCTTGATGCCGGGCACGTCGACGCACGCGTCGTCTTGATCGAGGATGCCGTCGCCGTCCGTGTCTTTGGGAGCCGCCGGGGGGCAGCCGTTCTGCGAGGGATCGTCGCTGCGCACGCCCTTCACGTCGGGGCACGCGTCGTCCTTGTCGAGGATGCCGTCGCCGTCGCGGTCGCCGTTGACCTGGACCTCGGGCTGGTACTCCACGTTCAGGAGGACACGCGCCTGAGGCGAGCCGAAGCCGCGGGTGAGGCCCGTGCCGATGCCTCCACCGAAGCGCACGGGGCCGGCCGTGTAGTGGACCCCGCCGAGGATCTCGACGGGCGTGCTCTTGCGCCCGAACGCCGAGGCGGTGCCGTCGGGGTTCGAGCCGAGCGTCGTCCACATGTTGAGCTCGGGGCCGATCATGAGCTTGCGGTCGAGCACGTGGGCGCCGGCGGCGAGACCGAGGAACATCTCGCTGCCGACCGCGGCGTCGGCGAAGGGCTGATCGCGGAGGCGGATGTTGGTGCCGAGACGGGCCGAGTACGCAAACGCGCTCGACGCCGAGCCGATGTCACCTGCCACGTTGATGTGGGGCGCGATACGAGCCGAGCCGTCCCCGAGGTAGTCGGACTGGCTGCCAGTCGGGAGCCAGAAGCGCGAGCCGATGCCGAGGCGGATGGCCCCGTCGGACTCGCCGAAGAGGCGCAAATCCAGGGCGAAACGCAGGTCGCCGATGCCCTGCTCGTTCTGCGGGGCCACGTAGCCCACGCCCTTGTACGGGCCGTTGCGGCCGTCGTTGTAGAGGGCGATGGGGAGGTTCACGCCGAGGCGAAGCCGCTCGAAGAGCACGACGCTGGCGCCGAGGTGCGCGAGCAGCTGGTTACGGACGACCGAGTTCTGGATGGAGCCGTCCTCGCGATAGATGACGAGTGGCCTATACACGTACTCGCCGACGAGCCCGATCGAGGGCCGCACCTTGCCGCGGTAGTCCATCGAGTCTTGCGCGAACCACTCGCTGCCGCGCTCCGAGGGCTCGAACCGGCTGACGGCGAAGCCCTGCGGGGCCGCCGCTTGCGCCCGAGCGTGCTCGGCGAGGGTCGTGAGGGCGAGGGTGGCAAGGGAAGCTGTGAGCAGACTGCGGGCTCTCATTGAACGGATGCTCCTGGCGAACGAAGGAGCCGGGCAGCCCAAGGAGGGGCCGCGCACGGCGAAGGTCAGATTACGTTGGCGATCCGGGCGAAGTCCATGCCGCTTCCGTGCCGCGCGGCGCCCTCCCTCGGTACGAATGCCGATCGGGCACGGGCGCGACGCTACGGCTCGCCGCGCCCCGCAAATTCTCCGCGACGGAGGGACCGCCGATCGTCCGAGGCGCGCGGACCTCACCTGCGCGATCGACGCATGCGTTGCGCATCGCATTGAGGTGTCGCGACCTCGCGCACCCCGTCGCACATGCCGTTCGCGCAATATTGTCGCGCCCATCCGCGGATTCCGACACGCAACGGAATACACTGGACTACTCTATTTCGGCATGTCCGCCCCGAAGCTCGCCACCGAGATCGCCACCGAGCTCAAGTTCGCGAAGTCGGTCGCCGCTCCGCGTCTCCGGCTCACGGTCGAGCGTGAGGCAGGCCGCCCCGAGGCGCGCTCCGTGACGGTCGACGGCGAGCGCGTGAGGATCGGGTCGCACCCCAGCAACGACCTCGTGCTCGCCGATCCTTCGGTGTCACGCTTCCACTTTCATCTCCTGAAAGAGAAGAACGCGTGGCGCGTCCGCGACACCGGCTCGACCAACGGGACCTCCATCCAAGGGGTGCGCTTCCACGACGCCGAGCTCCCCTCCCCCGAAGCCGTGTTCGACCTGGGCGACTCCCGCGTGCGCGTGACCGAGGTGGCGAGCCTCGCTCAGGTCGAGGTGCTCGATCAGCCGACGTTCGGTGAGCTCTACGGGCGCTCGCTTGCGATGCAGAAGCTCTTCGCGATGCTCGAGCGCGTAGCTGCCCACGACACGAACGTGCTCATCGAGGGGGAGAGCGGCACCGGCAAAGAGCTCGTGGCGACCGAGATCGTGAAGCGCTCGAGCCGCGCGAGGAAGCCGTTCGTCGTCGTCGACTGCGGCGCGATTTCGCCGAACCTCATCGAGTCGGAGCTCTTCGGTCACGTACGCGGCGCCTTCACCGGCGCCGACCGCGACCGCATGGGCGCGTTCGAGGCCGCGCAGGGCGGCACGGTGTTCCTGGACGAGATCGGCGAGCTCCCCCTCGAGATGCAGCCGAAGCTCCTCCGGGCGCTCGAGGCTCGCGAGGTGCGGCGGCTCGGCGAGACCCAGACGCGGAAGATCGACGTCCGCGTCGTCGCGGCGACGAACCGACAGCTCGAGCGTGAGGTGAACCAAGGGCGCTTCCGCGAGGACCTCTTCTTCCGCCTCTCGGTGGTCACCCTGCGCATCCCTCCGCTGCGCGAGCGGCCCGAGGACATCGAGCTGCTCGTAAACGTCTTCCTCGACGCCCTCGACGCGACGAAGCACTCGCATCTTTTCACGAGGGATCTCTTGGAGAACCTCTCGGCCCACCCGTGGCCCGGCAACGTGCGCGAGCTGCGCAACTACGTCGAGCGCACCATCGTACTCCAGAGCACCGAGGTGCCGGTCGCGGCGCGCGCGTCCGGCGAGGAGCCCTCCGAGACTTCTCGTTCCGACATGCGGCATCCCGACCTCAGCTTGTCGTTCCGGGACGCGAAGGAGCGGGTGCTCGCCGAGTTCGAGGTCGCGTACCTCACCGCCCTGCTCGACTGGGCCCAGGGGAACGTGAGCCGCGCGGCAAGGAAGGCAAAAATGGACCGAATGAACCTCCACCGCCTCGTGCAGCGGTACGGCCTGCGCGAGAGCCGCGGCCTACGAGATTGAAGCGAGGCGCCGTGTCGGCACGATATCTGCTTTGGGGCAGGCCATGACGAAACCGGCGCGGGGGCTATCGCTTCGAACGAAGTGGTCGCTCGTCCTCTTGGGCGTGGCGCTGGCTCCGCTCGTGGCCCTCGGCCCGGTCACGCTGCGCCTCCAACGCGACGGCCTCATGGAGTCGGAGAACGCCCTGCAGGGCGCGGTGGCCACCCAGGTGACCAAGTCCGTCGCGGTCACGGTGAGCCACGTGGCGGACGCCGCGACGCGCACGGGCCACCTCCTCGTCGGTGCGTCGCTCCAGTCGGAGCGCGATCGCGAAGCGGGAGACAACCTCGTCGCGCTCGCGCGGAGCGAGGCCATCGCGACCGAACACCTGGCGTACATCGTCGTGTACGACAAGACAGGCGCCTACATCGACGCGATCGTGCGAACGCCGAAGGGCGGAGCCACGCCCGACGTGCCCCGCGACAAGCTCACCGACGCGCTGGCCGAGAGCGCCACCCGGGCGGGCGGGGTGTGGACCGTGGAGCGGCCGCGGGACGGAAAGGACGAGCTCTCGTACACGGTGCCCCTCGTCGCCCCGGGCGGTCAGCATACCGGCTTCGTGCGCGCGTTCGTCTCTCGTGGGGCGCTCTCCGAGCTCGTGGGGACCGTCTCGAGCGAGCGGCTCGGAAGCCCCAACGCCGTGTTTCTCCTCGACGAGAAGCTCACGGTGATCGCCGCTCCGGAGAACGCGTGGGTCAAGGTGGGCGACGATTTGCGGGGAAAGTACATGTTCTCGCACCTCGACCCGACGACCATCCCGTGGGACGTCCCCTTCCAGGGAGTCACGGGAGCGTACGCCGC from Myxococcales bacterium carries:
- a CDS encoding sigma 54-dependent Fis family transcriptional regulator, with product MSAPKLATEIATELKFAKSVAAPRLRLTVEREAGRPEARSVTVDGERVRIGSHPSNDLVLADPSVSRFHFHLLKEKNAWRVRDTGSTNGTSIQGVRFHDAELPSPEAVFDLGDSRVRVTEVASLAQVEVLDQPTFGELYGRSLAMQKLFAMLERVAAHDTNVLIEGESGTGKELVATEIVKRSSRARKPFVVVDCGAISPNLIESELFGHVRGAFTGADRDRMGAFEAAQGGTVFLDEIGELPLEMQPKLLRALEAREVRRLGETQTRKIDVRVVAATNRQLEREVNQGRFREDLFFRLSVVTLRIPPLRERPEDIELLVNVFLDALDATKHSHLFTRDLLENLSAHPWPGNVRELRNYVERTIVLQSTEVPVAARASGEEPSETSRSDMRHPDLSLSFRDAKERVLAEFEVAYLTALLDWAQGNVSRAARKAKMDRMNLHRLVQRYGLRESRGLRD
- a CDS encoding OmpA family protein; this encodes MRARSLLTASLATLALTTLAEHARAQAAAPQGFAVSRFEPSERGSEWFAQDSMDYRGKVRPSIGLVGEYVYRPLVIYREDGSIQNSVVRNQLLAHLGASVVLFERLRLGVNLPIALYNDGRNGPYKGVGYVAPQNEQGIGDLRFALDLRLFGESDGAIRLGIGSRFWLPTGSQSDYLGDGSARIAPHINVAGDIGSASSAFAYSARLGTNIRLRDQPFADAAVGSEMFLGLAAGAHVLDRKLMIGPELNMWTTLGSNPDGTASAFGRKSTPVEILGGVHYTAGPVRFGGGIGTGLTRGFGSPQARVLLNVEYQPEVQVNGDRDGDGILDKDDACPDVKGVRSDDPSQNGCPPAAPKDTDGDGILDQDDACVDVPGIKTDDPKTNGCPSDKDKDGIWDKDDACIDVPGVRQQDPAKNGCPADSDGDGIVDADDACPDKPGIKTGDAATNGCPDPDRDKDGVKNDVDACPDEPGKADPDPKKNGCPKAFVQAGVIKILDQVKFKTASAQILPGKDSEEVLQAVLKVLNDHADIKHINVEGHTDNKGVPAANKKLSADRAASVVKWLVAHGIDKARLSSAGYGQEKPVDSNETEQGRQNNRRVEFHITDEKPADSKPEPAKPAASAPAKPAAPAKPAVPAKPAAPAKPAAPAKPATPAPKK